One genomic window of Trichlorobacter lovleyi includes the following:
- a CDS encoding DUF2325 domain-containing protein, which translates to MSIILVGGMDRLGEQYLKEAKKQGMRLRIFSRAEQNMGGKIKHADAVVIFTNKVSHQARNEAMSAAKKQGIPVFMHHACGVCTLRECLNCVSLIQQQPASAICSQSGKEAQT; encoded by the coding sequence ATGAGCATCATACTGGTGGGCGGGATGGACCGATTGGGAGAGCAGTACCTGAAGGAGGCCAAAAAACAGGGCATGCGCCTGCGGATCTTCAGCCGGGCCGAGCAGAACATGGGCGGTAAGATCAAGCATGCCGATGCCGTTGTCATCTTCACCAACAAGGTTTCGCACCAGGCACGTAACGAGGCGATGTCTGCCGCTAAAAAACAGGGAATACCGGTGTTTATGCACCATGCCTGCGGTGTCTGCACCCTGCGTGAATGTCTGAACTGCGTCAGCTTGATACAGCAACAACCGGCATCTGCTATCTGCAGTCAATCAGGAAAGGAGGCACAGACCTAA
- a CDS encoding rubrerythrin family protein, giving the protein MANGPKSEKNLQDAFAGESQANRKYLAFAKQADKEGFPQVARLFRAAAEAETVHAHNHLKALGGIKTTKENLVEAISGETHEFKEMYPPMIEAAKEEGAAEALRSFSYANTVEKTHAELYQKAFDTLGQAGEQFDYYVCPICGHTVEKGAPDKCEVCGAAGAVFVQVK; this is encoded by the coding sequence ATGGCTAATGGACCAAAATCTGAAAAAAATCTGCAGGATGCTTTTGCCGGTGAATCCCAGGCTAACCGTAAATATCTGGCGTTTGCCAAGCAGGCTGATAAAGAAGGGTTTCCCCAGGTCGCCCGGCTGTTCCGTGCTGCTGCCGAGGCAGAGACGGTGCATGCCCATAATCACTTGAAGGCACTGGGTGGCATCAAAACCACCAAGGAGAATCTGGTGGAGGCGATCAGTGGGGAGACCCATGAGTTCAAAGAGATGTATCCGCCCATGATCGAAGCCGCCAAGGAAGAGGGGGCTGCTGAAGCCCTGCGTTCCTTTAGCTATGCCAACACCGTGGAAAAGACCCATGCCGAGCTGTACCAGAAGGCCTTTGATACCCTTGGCCAGGCCGGGGAACAGTTTGATTACTATGTCTGTCCGATCTGTGGCCATACCGTAGAAAAGGGTGCGCCGGACAAGTGCGAGGTCTGCGGGGCAGCCGGTGCGGTGTTCGTACAGGTAAAGTAG
- a CDS encoding AAA family ATPase: protein MPDNLLIPSVDLRVGALEEYNRTQKQKAMLHHKKPKPRPCVTISRQFGCLGYPVAERVCELMSRKSGEPWLLIDRAVLDEVAKHHNISKDILESLGEKNRLLDDILAAFSPRWTHSQDCFRLLCKHVVSLAEQGNVIIMELGGAIITRHFEHSKHFRIYGSMDFKVRAIAQRLQIEYEAAEKMVIRQQKQRDAFTRDFLDQDDHNPALYELLFNNDRNSVEKIAITIAAYVADELL, encoded by the coding sequence ATGCCGGATAATTTGTTGATTCCGTCGGTTGACTTACGGGTAGGGGCACTGGAGGAGTATAACCGTACCCAGAAACAGAAGGCGATGCTGCATCATAAAAAACCAAAGCCACGTCCCTGTGTGACGATTTCACGTCAATTCGGATGCCTAGGGTATCCGGTTGCTGAGCGGGTGTGTGAACTGATGAGCCGGAAAAGTGGTGAACCCTGGTTGCTGATCGACCGGGCCGTACTTGATGAAGTGGCAAAACACCACAATATTTCAAAAGATATCCTTGAAAGTCTGGGGGAAAAGAACCGTCTTCTGGATGATATACTGGCAGCCTTTTCTCCACGCTGGACCCATAGCCAGGACTGTTTCAGGCTGCTGTGCAAGCATGTGGTCAGCCTTGCAGAACAGGGGAATGTGATCATTATGGAGTTGGGTGGTGCAATCATCACCAGGCATTTTGAGCATTCAAAGCATTTCAGGATCTACGGATCAATGGATTTCAAGGTGCGCGCCATAGCACAGCGGCTTCAGATTGAGTATGAAGCAGCGGAAAAAATGGTGATCAGGCAGCAGAAACAGCGCGATGCCTTTACCAGGGATTTTCTGGACCAGGATGATCATAATCCTGCCCTGTATGAATTGCTTTTTAATAACGATCGTAATTCCGTTGAAAAAATAGCCATTACCATAGCTGCGTATGTTGCGGATGAACTGTTGTGA
- a CDS encoding DUF3793 family protein has protein sequence MGFYRSDRQQVSSSNAAPELLTKYEAPLDCLTAHLMLECSEVLAGVKPANLVSLVNRTRPCGRNLYQLWQAHQHQVACRFGSLEFIMLQVKPRAVLLLCFNRNHLEQQLSHAGIRTLLHKAGYQPQSGLDELLDLLIQRIAKHDRFPHEIGLFIGYPPKDVAAFMGMVKLPFTCQALWKIYGNPAQSLRLAEDYRCCRQRMGAILATGNRQMLEIRDSEHPFFCQTNDIDFHLPEGAKP, from the coding sequence ATGGGATTCTACCGATCAGACAGACAGCAGGTCTCGTCATCAAATGCCGCACCTGAACTACTGACAAAATACGAAGCCCCCCTGGATTGTCTGACCGCACACCTGATGCTTGAATGTTCTGAAGTACTGGCCGGGGTCAAGCCGGCCAATCTTGTCTCACTGGTTAACCGGACCAGGCCCTGCGGCAGAAATCTGTACCAGCTCTGGCAGGCCCATCAGCATCAGGTTGCCTGCCGATTTGGCAGCCTTGAATTCATTATGCTCCAGGTCAAACCAAGGGCCGTGCTGCTGCTCTGCTTTAACCGAAACCACCTGGAACAGCAGCTGTCCCACGCCGGTATCCGCACACTGCTTCACAAGGCCGGCTACCAGCCACAATCCGGCCTGGACGAACTGCTTGACCTGCTTATACAAAGAATTGCCAAGCATGACCGTTTCCCCCACGAAATCGGCCTGTTTATCGGCTATCCCCCCAAGGATGTGGCAGCATTTATGGGGATGGTTAAACTGCCGTTTACCTGTCAGGCGCTCTGGAAGATCTACGGCAACCCGGCACAAAGTCTGCGCCTGGCAGAAGACTACCGCTGCTGTCGCCAACGCATGGGCGCAATCCTCGCCACCGGCAACCGGCAGATGCTTGAAATCAGAGATTCAGAACACCCCTTTTTTTGTCAAACTAATGATATTGACTTTCATCTTCCTGAAGGAGCAAAGCCATGA
- a CDS encoding formate dehydrogenase subunit gamma — protein sequence MSTVKLIKRHELIVLLEHWGIAISGIALLMSGIFQLPSAARYKITAIPGFWWSGEFFFTLKLHYIASVVFVGLVLFHLVYHLLLQERAMIPQSGDVSESVKVLKTFITNQPEPPFGKYLPEQRLAYVAIAIPVLLLVVSGLIKTWKNIYAPDLDRTLLLWATWMHNVGFILFFMAFLGHVAALLIKPNRPMLRGMLTGRVTREYAEHRHPRWVSEIEKNET from the coding sequence ATGTCAACGGTCAAACTGATCAAACGTCATGAACTGATTGTGTTGCTGGAACATTGGGGTATTGCGATCTCCGGGATAGCGCTGCTGATGAGCGGCATTTTCCAACTGCCCTCGGCTGCCCGTTACAAGATTACCGCCATTCCCGGTTTCTGGTGGTCGGGCGAGTTCTTTTTCACCCTCAAACTGCACTATATCGCTTCAGTGGTCTTTGTGGGACTGGTGCTGTTTCACCTGGTCTACCACCTGTTGTTGCAGGAACGGGCCATGATTCCCCAAAGTGGTGACGTTTCGGAATCCGTCAAGGTGTTAAAAACCTTTATCACCAATCAGCCGGAGCCTCCCTTTGGCAAGTATCTGCCTGAGCAACGGTTGGCCTATGTGGCCATTGCAATTCCGGTGCTGTTGCTGGTGGTGTCCGGTCTGATCAAGACCTGGAAGAATATCTACGCCCCAGATCTTGACCGTACCCTGTTGCTTTGGGCCACCTGGATGCACAACGTAGGCTTTATCCTGTTTTTTATGGCCTTTCTGGGACATGTTGCTGCCCTGCTGATCAAACCGAACCGTCCGATGCTGCGGGGGATGCTGACTGGCCGGGTGACGCGGGAATATGCTGAACACCGCCATCCGCGCTGGGTGAGTGAAATCGAGAAAAATGAGACTTGA
- a CDS encoding Fur family transcriptional regulator: MATTCSQEQLEQMMEQFVTACRDAGLKVTHQRTEIYRQLIRQPDHPTAETLHRRLLPTLPTISLDTVYRTLTTLEEHQLVVRIQTAESQARFEVIYTPHHHLICSRCKRVVDFQWPAADSLEPPATIAQWGQIDSKTIVMYGTCNNCSKH, translated from the coding sequence GTGGCAACGACCTGTAGCCAGGAACAGCTAGAGCAGATGATGGAACAGTTTGTGACCGCCTGCAGAGACGCCGGCCTGAAGGTCACCCATCAACGCACAGAAATCTACCGTCAGCTGATCAGACAGCCTGATCACCCGACTGCCGAGACCCTTCACAGGCGCTTGTTGCCAACGCTCCCGACCATCTCACTTGACACGGTCTATCGCACCCTGACCACCCTGGAAGAACACCAGCTGGTTGTTCGCATTCAAACAGCCGAAAGTCAGGCCCGCTTTGAAGTGATCTATACACCGCACCACCACCTGATCTGCAGCCGCTGCAAGCGTGTTGTTGATTTCCAGTGGCCAGCAGCAGACAGCCTGGAACCTCCGGCCACCATTGCCCAGTGGGGGCAGATAGATTCAAAAACCATTGTCATGTACGGTACCTGCAACAACTGCTCAAAACACTGA
- a CDS encoding transporter, whose translation MPPVRSTTLAFCLALVTAGSAFAGPPLATDDAGTVDVGKVEIELNSSYGYDRQTVNGSTTMTNTVDGELKITTGLYKDLGISLAIPYLFNERSHLDGAVSNTDGFGDMTLEVKYRFAELAGINLAIKPTVIIPAGKYSNGLSEGRWQFGGTLIATREFADGAYALHANLGYEYHHYREDDGTQRSNLWSGSIACEAELVKGLFAVADLGLATNPDKSSNELPVYALTGLRYEINDQLDINTGVKFGLTRPETDVSALYGLVLKF comes from the coding sequence ATGCCCCCAGTACGTTCAACCACCCTTGCGTTTTGTCTTGCCCTTGTAACTGCCGGTTCAGCTTTTGCCGGACCTCCCCTTGCCACCGATGATGCCGGTACCGTTGATGTCGGCAAGGTGGAGATTGAGCTGAACAGCTCCTACGGTTACGACAGACAGACCGTTAACGGATCGACCACCATGACCAATACGGTTGACGGTGAGCTAAAGATCACCACCGGCCTATATAAGGACCTGGGCATCTCCCTGGCGATTCCCTACCTGTTCAATGAACGTTCCCATCTGGATGGTGCCGTATCCAACACCGACGGGTTTGGCGACATGACCCTGGAGGTCAAGTACCGCTTTGCAGAACTGGCCGGTATCAACCTGGCGATCAAGCCCACGGTCATCATCCCCGCCGGCAAGTACAGCAATGGTTTGTCCGAGGGACGCTGGCAGTTTGGCGGTACCCTGATCGCCACCCGTGAGTTTGCCGACGGCGCCTATGCCCTGCATGCCAACCTTGGCTATGAGTATCACCACTACCGTGAAGATGACGGCACACAGCGCAGCAACCTCTGGTCCGGCTCCATTGCCTGTGAGGCTGAGCTTGTCAAGGGCCTGTTTGCAGTAGCTGATTTAGGCCTTGCCACCAACCCGGACAAGAGCTCAAACGAGCTGCCGGTCTATGCCCTGACCGGTCTGCGTTACGAAATCAACGATCAGCTGGATATCAATACCGGTGTCAAGTTCGGCCTGACCAGGCCGGAGACAGACGTGAGCGCACTGTACGGGCTGGTACTAAAATTCTAA
- a CDS encoding cytochrome-c peroxidase, translated as MAVQKLIAVVVLLVSSTLSATAVELTPLQQVGKMIFFDTNLSAVRNQSCATCHAPEVGWSGPDSTLNSLGGVYNGSFSDRFGNRRPPSAAYVAQSPVLRWDKKEKVFIGGAFWDGRATGKRLKSTAAEQAQGPFLNPVEHGFADAVCVVSRVCNASYASELQKIYPGICAVSWPAEIDKLCSSDGYKAVMTDTEHVKVGKAYDAIAHAIAAFELSPEVNPFSSKFDAWQAGKAKLSKQEQLGLKLFNGKGKCSQCHPSSGRKPLFTDFTYDNIGVPRNPHNQFYSQKVYNPEGQAWVDPGLGGFLAGEKAWQKQARVEYGKHKVPTLRNVDKRTSPDFVKAFGHNGYFKSLKEVVHFYNTRDSLPVCKPGDKGEKVSCWPLPETAMNMNMVEMGNLGLTDAEEEAIVVFMKTLSDGYRVK; from the coding sequence ATGGCAGTGCAGAAGCTGATTGCTGTGGTGGTGTTATTGGTAAGTAGTACTTTGAGTGCAACAGCAGTTGAGTTGACACCGCTTCAGCAGGTGGGAAAGATGATTTTTTTCGATACGAACCTCTCTGCAGTTCGTAATCAGTCTTGTGCTACCTGTCATGCCCCGGAGGTTGGTTGGAGCGGTCCAGACAGTACATTGAACAGTCTGGGAGGCGTTTACAACGGTTCATTCAGTGACCGTTTTGGCAATCGTCGGCCACCAAGTGCGGCCTATGTTGCCCAAAGCCCGGTGTTGCGTTGGGATAAAAAGGAAAAGGTCTTTATCGGTGGAGCCTTTTGGGATGGTCGTGCAACAGGCAAGCGGTTAAAAAGTACCGCAGCAGAACAGGCTCAGGGGCCGTTCCTGAATCCGGTTGAGCATGGTTTTGCAGATGCAGTCTGTGTTGTCAGCCGTGTCTGTAATGCCTCTTATGCTTCTGAATTGCAAAAAATCTATCCAGGAATCTGTGCTGTTAGCTGGCCTGCAGAAATAGATAAACTCTGCTCAAGCGATGGCTATAAAGCGGTCATGACTGATACAGAGCATGTAAAGGTTGGTAAGGCTTACGATGCTATTGCACACGCCATAGCTGCCTTTGAGTTGTCTCCAGAGGTGAACCCGTTCAGTTCAAAATTTGATGCCTGGCAGGCCGGTAAGGCAAAACTGAGCAAACAGGAGCAATTGGGACTTAAGCTGTTTAACGGCAAGGGTAAATGCTCTCAGTGCCACCCATCAAGCGGTAGGAAACCTCTGTTTACTGACTTTACCTATGATAACATTGGAGTGCCCCGTAATCCTCATAATCAGTTCTATAGCCAGAAGGTCTATAACCCGGAAGGTCAGGCCTGGGTGGATCCAGGTCTGGGAGGTTTTCTAGCCGGTGAAAAAGCCTGGCAGAAACAGGCTCGTGTTGAGTACGGCAAACATAAGGTGCCAACCCTGCGGAATGTTGATAAACGGACTTCTCCGGACTTTGTCAAAGCGTTTGGACACAATGGCTACTTTAAAAGTCTGAAGGAAGTTGTACATTTTTATAACACCCGCGATAGTCTGCCGGTCTGCAAGCCTGGTGACAAGGGAGAAAAGGTCAGTTGTTGGCCTTTGCCTGAAACTGCCATGAACATGAACATGGTGGAAATGGGAAATCTTGGTCTGACCGATGCTGAAGAAGAGGCGATTGTGGTCTTTATGAAAACCCTGTCGGACGGATACCGAGTTAAGTAG